From Synechococcus sp. MW101C3, a single genomic window includes:
- a CDS encoding site-specific integrase: MAGLDAELQFGNAQLAAAGVALRLERRGQRLGLRGPLPCRRGSGRFRVQRLSLGLPADAEGLRQARRELRRVQQELQQQRFTWPTAPAAGRPATNPSAGGIGVTRAAATALDAALERFERQFFEDPRRRRNPAGTRTTWTAAYLPYVRRLAARAAGARLDGELLLQVLESYPAASRSRQQCGTALAALAEVVAIDLPADWSARAGGYGLHRAQFRQLPSDALVEQLVERIPNPGWRLAYGLMATYGLRNHEVFFSDLSALLPGGDRVIRVLPTSKTGEHQVWPFQPDWVERFELPRLALETGALPPVCTDLRTTTLQQVGRRVAEQFRRYELPITPYDLRHAWAVRTIHIGLPDTVAARMMGHSVSIHTRTYHHWITRRDQQQAVDAALSRRRAG; encoded by the coding sequence CTGGCGGGGCTCGACGCTGAACTCCAGTTCGGCAACGCCCAGCTGGCCGCCGCCGGTGTCGCCCTGCGTCTGGAGCGACGCGGCCAGCGCCTCGGCCTGCGCGGCCCGCTGCCCTGCCGGCGGGGCAGCGGGCGTTTCCGTGTGCAACGGCTCAGCCTGGGGCTGCCCGCCGATGCGGAGGGACTGCGTCAGGCCCGCCGTGAACTGCGCCGCGTGCAGCAGGAGCTCCAGCAGCAGCGCTTCACCTGGCCCACTGCGCCGGCGGCGGGGCGGCCCGCCACCAACCCCTCTGCCGGCGGCATCGGTGTCACCCGTGCGGCGGCCACCGCGCTCGATGCCGCGCTGGAGCGTTTCGAGCGCCAGTTCTTCGAGGACCCTCGCCGTCGCCGCAACCCGGCCGGCACCCGCACCACCTGGACGGCGGCCTATCTGCCCTATGTGCGGCGCCTGGCCGCCCGCGCCGCCGGGGCCCGGCTCGACGGGGAGCTGCTGCTGCAGGTGCTGGAGAGCTACCCCGCCGCCAGCCGCAGCCGCCAGCAGTGCGGCACTGCCCTGGCGGCCCTGGCCGAGGTGGTGGCGATCGACCTGCCCGCCGACTGGAGCGCAAGGGCCGGCGGCTACGGCCTGCACCGGGCCCAGTTCCGCCAGCTGCCGAGTGATGCTCTGGTGGAGCAGCTGGTGGAGCGGATCCCCAATCCCGGCTGGCGGCTCGCCTATGGCCTGATGGCCACCTACGGCCTGCGCAACCACGAGGTGTTCTTCTCCGATCTGAGCGCCCTGCTGCCCGGCGGTGATCGGGTGATCCGGGTGCTTCCCACCAGCAAAACCGGTGAGCACCAGGTGTGGCCGTTCCAGCCCGACTGGGTGGAGCGCTTCGAGCTGCCACGCCTCGCTCTGGAGACGGGGGCCCTGCCACCGGTCTGCACCGATCTGCGCACCACCACCCTGCAGCAGGTGGGCCGGCGTGTGGCGGAGCAGTTTCGCCGTTACGAGTTGCCGATCACCCCCTACGACCTGCGCCATGCCTGGGCCGTGCGCACGATCCACATCGGCCTGCCCGACACCGTGGCGGCACGGATGATGGGGCACTCGGTGTCAATCCATACGCGCACTTATCACCACTGGATCACGCGCCGCGATCAGCAGCAGGCCGTGGACGCCGCCCTCTCCCGCCGCCGTGCCGGCTGA
- a CDS encoding CPBP family intramembrane glutamic endopeptidase, with translation MTTAGPRQRIPPWKTALAFVSLALSLLLWVNGLVASLTRPSVGNDLGRRQLELAALAAPQLPPSWRAAVVGQEPEASLLAELQRQAQLPPLPDSAENDQDPEFARVQQRSTLLTRALLLIRAGTPEEARPLLERLDDGTDPGQSALIRSLLAGSPRAGVDPVAAARPLENPLQRRLTCQALGGSADRCALPAEERRAKAQLLAANALPALALLAGLALLVRAAWVRVRTKPSPLPPLVGPELGAVDLILLISGGFVLLGEVLTPVLVSPVLKQLLDGLQVEPSLAKGLTVVALYLGLIAAPLAILLLMLPKAGPEGGWLQFRWRPLAPTLGRSFQYFLMVLPLVSFAGWLQQQIWPDPGGSNPLLEMVLNNRSSLGLLCFAFTAVVLAPLFEEVIFRGVLLPVVARDLGPSWGVVISATIFAVAHLSLGELPALFVLGLALGWLRLNSGRLSASVWLHSLWNGFTFTNLLLLGS, from the coding sequence GTGACAACGGCAGGCCCGAGACAACGCATCCCCCCCTGGAAAACGGCGCTGGCCTTCGTCAGCCTGGCCCTCAGCCTGCTGCTCTGGGTCAATGGCCTGGTGGCAAGCCTCACCCGTCCATCGGTAGGCAACGATCTCGGCCGGCGCCAGCTTGAGTTGGCCGCGCTGGCGGCGCCCCAACTGCCCCCCAGCTGGCGTGCCGCCGTGGTGGGCCAGGAGCCGGAAGCCTCACTGCTGGCTGAACTGCAGCGCCAGGCCCAGCTGCCGCCCCTGCCGGACAGCGCCGAAAACGATCAGGACCCCGAGTTTGCCCGCGTCCAGCAGCGCTCCACCCTGTTGACCCGGGCGCTGCTGCTGATCCGTGCGGGCACTCCCGAGGAAGCCCGCCCCCTGCTGGAGCGGCTCGATGACGGCACCGACCCTGGCCAGAGCGCCCTGATCCGGAGCCTGTTGGCGGGCAGCCCAAGGGCCGGCGTCGACCCGGTGGCCGCTGCTCGACCGCTGGAGAACCCGCTTCAGCGGCGCCTCACCTGCCAGGCACTGGGCGGGTCTGCGGACCGCTGCGCCCTGCCTGCAGAAGAGCGCCGGGCCAAGGCCCAGCTGCTGGCGGCGAACGCGCTGCCGGCCCTGGCCCTGCTGGCCGGCCTGGCCCTGCTGGTGCGAGCGGCCTGGGTGCGCGTGAGAACCAAACCGAGCCCGCTGCCGCCGCTGGTGGGACCGGAGCTGGGGGCGGTGGATCTGATCCTGCTGATCTCGGGCGGCTTCGTGCTGCTGGGTGAAGTGCTCACGCCGGTGCTGGTGAGCCCGGTGCTGAAGCAGTTGCTCGACGGGCTGCAGGTGGAACCCTCCCTGGCGAAAGGCCTCACCGTGGTGGCGCTCTACCTCGGCCTCATCGCCGCTCCGCTGGCGATCCTGCTGCTGATGCTGCCCAAGGCCGGCCCCGAGGGGGGGTGGCTGCAGTTCCGCTGGCGGCCGCTGGCGCCCACTTTGGGTAGGTCGTTTCAGTATTTTCTGATGGTGCTGCCGCTGGTGAGCTTCGCCGGCTGGCTGCAGCAGCAGATCTGGCCGGATCCCGGTGGCAGCAATCCGCTGCTGGAGATGGTGCTGAACAACCGCAGCAGCCTCGGCCTGCTGTGTTTCGCCTTCACCGCCGTTGTGCTGGCTCCTCTGTTCGAGGAAGTGATCTTTCGTGGTGTGCTGCTGCCGGTGGTGGCCCGCGACCTTGGACCCAGCTGGGGAGTGGTGATCAGTGCCACCATCTTCGCGGTGGCGCACCTGAGTCTTGGGGAGCTTCCCGCCCTGTTCGTGCTGGGCCTGGCCCTGGGCTGGCTGCGGCTCAACAGCGGCCGGTTGAGTGCAAGTGTGTGGCTGCATTCCCTCTGGAACGGCTTCACCTTCACCAACCTGCTTCTGCTGGGAAGCTGA
- the cobO gene encoding cob(I)yrinic acid a,c-diamide adenosyltransferase, whose translation MTRSSTDSTASSAATTPPPTSLAATDLAVTAPVPDASALDQEAARLGPGGALAPEADGEAYRRRMQRRQEVQRQRVGERNLEKGLVLVFTGDGKGKTTAALGLVLRTLGHGEQVAVVQFIKGGWQPGEARALELFGEALHWRALGEGFTWETQDRERDRALVQQAWQTSLTYLEDAGRKLVVLDEVNVAIKLGYLAVEQVLDGLSRRPPLTHVALTGRGAPPALLERADLVTEMRLVRHPFREQGVKAQAGIEF comes from the coding sequence ATGACCCGCTCCAGCACCGATTCGACGGCCAGCTCCGCTGCCACTACCCCGCCTCCTACGTCCCTTGCTGCCACCGACCTGGCTGTCACCGCCCCAGTTCCCGATGCCAGCGCGCTGGATCAGGAGGCGGCCCGCCTGGGTCCCGGAGGGGCTCTGGCGCCGGAGGCCGATGGGGAGGCCTACCGCCGCCGCATGCAGCGGCGTCAGGAGGTGCAGCGCCAGCGGGTGGGGGAGCGCAACCTGGAGAAGGGTCTGGTGCTGGTGTTCACCGGCGACGGCAAGGGCAAGACCACCGCAGCGCTGGGATTGGTGCTGCGCACCCTGGGGCACGGTGAGCAGGTGGCTGTGGTGCAGTTCATCAAGGGGGGCTGGCAGCCGGGTGAAGCCCGCGCCCTCGAGCTGTTCGGTGAGGCGCTGCACTGGCGCGCCCTGGGAGAGGGATTCACCTGGGAGACCCAGGACCGGGAGCGTGACCGCGCGCTGGTGCAGCAGGCCTGGCAGACATCGCTCACCTACCTCGAAGACGCCGGCCGCAAGCTCGTGGTTCTTGATGAGGTGAACGTAGCCATCAAATTGGGCTATCTCGCTGTTGAGCAGGTACTCGATGGGCTGAGCCGAAGGCCACCGCTCACCCATGTGGCGCTCACCGGGCGTGGGGCGCCGCCGGCGCTGCTTGAACGGGCGGATCTGGTGACGGAAATGCGCCTGGTGCGCCACCCCTTCCGTGAGCAGGGTGTGAAAGCGCAGGCCGGCATCGAGTTCTAG
- a CDS encoding transaldolase, translating to MANLLDQLAAMTVVVADTGELEAIKQFTPRDATTNPSLILAAAQIPLYQGLIDESLQASRQVIGPDAPAEAVVLEALDEICVTFGKEILRIVPGRVSTEVDARLSFDTAASVAKARKLIGLYEEAGIGRERVLIKIASTWEGIKAAEELEKEGIHCNLTLLFSFTQAVACAEAGVTLISPFVGRILDWYKQDTGRDHYPGPEDPGVISVTSIFNYYKTHGYTTEVMGASFRNIEEIIELAGCDLLTISPKLLDQLRQREGVLIRKLDAEAPAASEAKLQLDRAGFEARMANDRMASEKLEEGISGFCKAIETLEAQLAHRLAELEGEAAFAHAAQEIFLLNDMDGDGCITREEWLGSDAVFDALDTDHDGRLVPEDVRGGLGAPLALSLSATAAG from the coding sequence ATGGCCAACCTGCTCGATCAACTCGCCGCCATGACCGTGGTGGTGGCGGACACGGGAGAGTTGGAAGCCATCAAGCAGTTCACCCCTCGGGACGCGACCACCAACCCGTCGCTGATCCTGGCGGCGGCCCAGATTCCCCTGTATCAGGGCCTGATCGACGAATCCCTGCAGGCCTCCCGCCAGGTGATCGGCCCCGATGCACCGGCCGAGGCCGTGGTGCTGGAAGCGCTTGATGAAATCTGTGTCACCTTCGGCAAGGAGATCCTGCGCATCGTGCCTGGGCGGGTGTCCACGGAGGTGGATGCGCGGCTCAGCTTCGACACCGCCGCCTCAGTGGCCAAGGCCCGCAAGCTGATCGGCCTCTATGAGGAGGCCGGCATCGGCCGCGAGCGGGTGCTGATCAAGATCGCCTCCACCTGGGAAGGCATCAAGGCCGCAGAGGAGCTGGAGAAAGAAGGCATCCACTGCAACCTCACCCTGCTGTTCAGTTTCACCCAGGCGGTGGCCTGCGCTGAAGCCGGCGTCACCTTGATCTCTCCCTTCGTGGGCCGCATCCTCGACTGGTACAAGCAGGACACCGGCCGTGATCACTACCCGGGCCCGGAAGATCCCGGTGTGATCTCCGTCACCAGCATCTTTAACTACTACAAAACGCACGGCTACACCACGGAAGTGATGGGAGCCAGCTTCCGCAACATCGAGGAGATCATTGAACTTGCCGGCTGCGACCTGCTCACGATCTCGCCCAAGCTGCTCGACCAGTTGCGGCAACGGGAGGGGGTTCTGATCCGGAAGCTCGACGCGGAGGCGCCGGCGGCCTCCGAAGCCAAGCTGCAGCTTGATCGCGCCGGATTCGAGGCGCGCATGGCCAACGACCGCATGGCCAGCGAGAAGCTGGAGGAAGGCATCAGCGGCTTCTGCAAGGCGATCGAAACGCTCGAAGCCCAGCTGGCCCACCGGCTGGCTGAACTGGAGGGTGAAGCCGCCTTCGCCCATGCCGCCCAGGAGATCTTCCTGCTCAACGACATGGATGGCGACGGCTGCATCACCCGCGAGGAATGGCTCGGCAGCGACGCGGTGTTCGACGCGCTCGACACCGACCATGATGGCCGCCTGGTCCCGGAGGACGTCCGTGGCGGCCTCGGCGCACCGCTGGCGCTCTCTCTCTCAGCAACGGCCGCCGGCTGA
- the pyrH gene encoding UMP kinase, whose amino-acid sequence MAFKRVLLKLSGEALMGELGYGIDPAIVQSIATDVAAVVASGTELAIVVGGGNIFRGLKGSSAGMDRATADYVGMLATVMNAITLQDALERAGVPTRVQTAIGMQEVAEPYIRRRAIRHLEKGRVVVFGAGCGNPFFTTDTTAALRAAEINADVVFKATKVDGVYDKDPARYPDAVRYESLTFQDVLSGELAVMDSTAIALCKDNAIPIVVFDLFGAGNIGRAVAGEPIGTRITPAR is encoded by the coding sequence ATGGCATTCAAGCGCGTCCTGCTCAAACTCAGCGGGGAAGCGCTGATGGGGGAGCTCGGCTATGGCATAGATCCGGCCATTGTCCAGTCGATCGCCACGGATGTGGCGGCTGTGGTGGCTTCCGGCACCGAACTGGCGATCGTGGTGGGTGGCGGCAACATCTTCCGGGGCCTCAAGGGTTCCTCGGCAGGCATGGACCGTGCCACCGCCGATTACGTGGGCATGCTGGCCACGGTGATGAACGCCATCACCCTTCAGGACGCCCTTGAGCGCGCCGGTGTTCCCACTCGCGTGCAGACGGCGATCGGCATGCAGGAAGTGGCCGAGCCCTATATCCGGCGCCGGGCGATCCGCCACCTGGAGAAAGGGCGGGTGGTGGTGTTCGGCGCCGGCTGCGGCAACCCCTTCTTCACCACCGACACCACCGCCGCTCTGCGGGCGGCCGAGATCAACGCGGACGTGGTGTTCAAGGCCACCAAGGTGGATGGGGTCTACGACAAGGATCCCGCCCGCTACCCGGATGCCGTTCGGTACGAGAGCCTCACCTTCCAGGATGTGCTGAGCGGCGAACTGGCCGTCATGGACAGCACCGCCATCGCCCTGTGCAAGGACAACGCCATCCCGATCGTGGTGTTCGATCTCTTCGGTGCCGGCAACATCGGTCGCGCCGTGGCGGGTGAGCCGATCGGCACCCGCATCACCCCGGCCCGCTGA
- a CDS encoding penicillin-binding protein 2, giving the protein MRRNDPPARGGRNRRVVALQSVPAGRLVAVFLLLAAGLVGLSIRLAWLQVKEGDRLQSRARAVQTQQVEPIGRRRPIVDRQGRLVALDEERFTLWAHPRFFNFPGDDPQLVRTPTDVAQRLSSVLAMPETALVQSMGPRRSGVKLATELDPETARRVRELGISGLDLEAYPQRIYPQGQLFANVVGFLNLERVAQAGLEQSRDKELRRHEGVRKMRRGADGTPLPDGIQAGALYSDDLRLQLTLDARLQQVAQQALVKQMKQWKAKRGAAMVMDVRNGELLALASAPSYDPNRFWSFSPSLFREWSVQDLYEPGSTFKPINLAIALQEKAIKADGKVSDSGQLTIGGWPIFNHDRKGNGLIDFPTVLQVSSNVGMVLAMRQVKPAQFWEWLRRIGIDTTPDTDLPGAVAGQLKSREIFTTQPIEPATAAFGQGFSLTPLKLLQLHAMLANGGRLVSPHITRGLRSGEGLADAAPPAQGLPVLDPAVTKQVLAWMESVVKSSSSPGVKMEGYRIGGKTGTAQKALNGVYIAGARICSFVATLPIEDPRYVVLVVVDEPQGSNAYGSTVAVPVARQIIEALLVLEKVAPSEPAPNPAAAAGAQAGAAGRTTPAQGAATVRG; this is encoded by the coding sequence ATCCGGCGAAACGACCCCCCTGCGCGCGGTGGCCGCAACCGTCGGGTGGTTGCGTTGCAGTCGGTGCCGGCAGGACGGCTAGTGGCCGTCTTCCTGCTGCTGGCCGCCGGCCTGGTCGGTCTGTCGATCCGCCTCGCCTGGCTGCAGGTCAAGGAAGGTGACCGGCTGCAGTCGAGGGCGCGCGCCGTTCAGACCCAGCAGGTGGAACCGATCGGCCGCCGCAGGCCGATCGTGGATCGCCAGGGGCGACTGGTGGCTCTCGATGAAGAGCGCTTCACCCTCTGGGCCCATCCCCGCTTTTTCAACTTTCCGGGCGATGACCCGCAATTGGTCCGCACGCCCACCGATGTGGCCCAGAGGCTGTCATCGGTGCTGGCCATGCCGGAAACCGCCCTCGTTCAGAGCATGGGGCCACGCCGCTCAGGAGTGAAACTCGCCACCGAGCTGGATCCGGAAACTGCCCGCCGCGTGCGGGAGCTGGGCATCAGCGGCTTGGATCTAGAGGCCTACCCCCAGCGCATCTATCCCCAGGGCCAGCTGTTCGCCAACGTGGTGGGGTTCCTCAATCTCGAACGGGTGGCCCAGGCGGGCCTTGAGCAGAGCCGCGACAAGGAACTCCGCCGCCACGAGGGCGTGCGCAAGATGCGCCGCGGCGCCGATGGCACCCCTCTGCCGGACGGCATCCAGGCAGGTGCCCTCTACAGCGACGACCTGAGGCTTCAGCTCACCCTCGACGCCAGGCTGCAGCAGGTGGCCCAGCAGGCGCTGGTGAAGCAGATGAAGCAATGGAAGGCGAAACGCGGCGCCGCCATGGTGATGGACGTGCGCAATGGCGAACTGCTGGCGCTGGCCTCCGCCCCCAGCTACGACCCCAACCGGTTCTGGAGCTTCTCGCCGTCCCTCTTCCGGGAGTGGTCGGTGCAGGATCTCTACGAACCGGGCTCCACCTTCAAGCCGATCAACCTGGCGATTGCTTTGCAGGAAAAAGCGATCAAGGCCGATGGAAAAGTGAGCGACAGCGGCCAGCTCACAATCGGCGGCTGGCCGATCTTCAACCACGACCGCAAGGGCAACGGCCTGATCGATTTCCCCACCGTGCTGCAGGTGTCGAGCAACGTGGGCATGGTGCTGGCCATGCGGCAGGTGAAGCCGGCGCAGTTCTGGGAATGGCTGCGCAGGATCGGCATCGACACGACACCGGACACCGACCTGCCGGGAGCCGTCGCCGGTCAGCTCAAGAGCCGGGAGATCTTCACCACCCAACCGATCGAGCCGGCCACCGCGGCCTTTGGCCAGGGCTTCTCGCTCACCCCGCTCAAGCTGCTGCAGCTCCACGCCATGCTCGCCAACGGCGGCCGGCTGGTGAGCCCGCACATCACCCGCGGCCTGCGCTCGGGCGAAGGTCTGGCGGACGCCGCACCACCGGCCCAGGGCCTGCCGGTGCTGGATCCGGCCGTCACCAAGCAGGTGCTGGCCTGGATGGAATCGGTGGTGAAGAGCAGCAGCAGTCCTGGCGTGAAGATGGAGGGGTACCGGATCGGCGGCAAGACCGGCACGGCCCAGAAGGCCCTCAACGGCGTGTACATCGCCGGCGCCCGCATCTGTAGCTTCGTGGCCACGCTGCCGATCGAGGACCCCCGCTACGTGGTGCTGGTGGTGGTGGACGAACCCCAGGGGTCCAATGCCTACGGCTCCACCGTGGCGGTGCCGGTGGCCCGGCAGATCATCGAAGCCCTGCTGGTGCTCGAAAAGGTGGCCCCCAGCGAACCGGCGCCCAATCCCGCTGCGGCTGCAGGCGCTCAAGCTGGAGCTGCTGGCAGGACCACCCCGGCTCAGGGGGCCGCAACGGTGCGGGGTTGA
- a CDS encoding histidine phosphatase family protein: MPLRLLLVRHGLSSFNTEHRVQGRDDLSTLTSEGVRQATATGEALRGLDIAASYTSPLSRASATAAALLEAHGGGQRAEADSGLLEVDLGPWSGLLSREIRDRFPADYALWRQAPHTLELTRHGQPYRPVPELRHQAADFLERLLERHLPVTDPAAETSSADGPVSVLVVAHNAILRCLLLAALGLPASDFQRLRVDNASLSVLNLRRRPDHTVEVQIESLNGTAHLGVPVPPKGEGPRLLLVRHGETDWNRQGRFQGQIDIPLNGHGQEQAAAAGRFLAELPIQRAYSSAMARPRQTAEAILALHPGVPLTSLQGLVEIGHGQWEGRLEAEIEAGWPQLLADWKRAPHTVQMPDGENLQQVWDRSLDTWERIARSLADDETALVVAHDAVNKTLLCALLGLSPADIWMVKQGNGGVTVIDYPARQASGPVSAWPVVSSLNLTSHLGGVIDRTAAGAL, translated from the coding sequence GTGCCCCTCCGGCTTCTTCTGGTCCGTCACGGGCTGAGCAGCTTCAACACCGAGCATCGGGTGCAGGGGCGCGACGACCTTTCCACCCTCACGAGCGAAGGCGTGCGTCAGGCCACCGCCACCGGTGAGGCTCTGCGCGGGCTTGACATCGCCGCCTCTTACACCTCGCCGCTCAGCCGCGCCAGCGCCACGGCCGCCGCCCTGCTGGAAGCCCATGGCGGCGGACAGCGCGCCGAGGCGGACAGCGGTCTGCTGGAGGTGGATCTGGGCCCCTGGAGCGGTCTGCTGAGCCGCGAGATCCGCGACCGGTTTCCTGCCGACTACGCGCTCTGGCGCCAGGCCCCCCACACCCTCGAACTGACCCGCCACGGCCAGCCCTACCGGCCGGTACCCGAACTCAGGCACCAGGCCGCCGATTTCCTCGAACGCCTGCTGGAGCGCCATCTGCCGGTGACAGACCCTGCGGCCGAAACGTCTTCGGCTGATGGGCCCGTGTCGGTGCTCGTGGTGGCCCACAACGCCATCCTGCGCTGTCTGCTGCTGGCGGCACTCGGTCTGCCCGCCAGCGACTTTCAGCGGCTGCGCGTGGATAACGCCTCCCTCTCGGTGCTGAATCTGCGCCGACGCCCCGATCACACCGTGGAGGTGCAGATCGAATCGCTCAATGGCACCGCCCATCTGGGTGTGCCGGTGCCACCGAAGGGGGAGGGGCCCCGCCTGCTGCTCGTGCGCCACGGCGAAACCGACTGGAACCGCCAGGGGCGCTTCCAGGGACAGATCGACATTCCGCTCAACGGCCATGGCCAGGAGCAGGCCGCCGCCGCCGGCCGTTTCCTGGCCGAGCTGCCGATCCAGCGGGCCTACAGCAGTGCCATGGCGCGGCCACGCCAGACCGCCGAAGCGATCCTGGCGCTCCACCCCGGCGTGCCACTCACCAGCCTGCAGGGCCTGGTGGAGATCGGCCACGGCCAGTGGGAGGGCAGGCTGGAGGCGGAGATTGAGGCCGGTTGGCCCCAGCTGCTGGCCGACTGGAAGCGGGCGCCCCACACCGTGCAGATGCCCGATGGGGAGAATCTTCAGCAGGTCTGGGATCGTTCGCTCGACACCTGGGAGCGGATCGCCCGCAGCCTTGCCGACGACGAGACCGCGCTCGTGGTGGCCCACGATGCCGTCAACAAAACCCTGCTCTGCGCCTTGCTCGGGCTCAGCCCCGCCGACATCTGGATGGTCAAGCAGGGCAACGGCGGCGTCACTGTCATCGATTACCCCGCCCGCCAGGCCAGCGGCCCTGTTTCCGCCTGGCCGGTGGTATCCAGCCTCAACCTCACCAGCCACCTCGGTGGTGTGATCGACCGCACGGCTGCCGGTGCGCTCTGA
- a CDS encoding Crp/Fnr family transcriptional regulator, giving the protein MTVHALDTMRALASQGEVCAFAAGERIFSAGDSGDCMFGVLEGVVQLSWNGDAAHEEIQAGDVFGAGALVTGDHRRYGNATALNDCRLLVMNREKFLFAVQESPMFAIELLGSIDERLRHIKDSLRR; this is encoded by the coding sequence ATGACCGTTCACGCCCTCGACACGATGCGTGCCCTCGCCTCCCAGGGAGAAGTGTGCGCCTTTGCCGCCGGCGAGCGTATCTTCAGCGCCGGTGATTCCGGCGACTGCATGTTCGGTGTGCTGGAGGGTGTGGTTCAGCTCAGCTGGAACGGCGATGCCGCCCATGAGGAGATCCAGGCGGGCGATGTGTTCGGGGCAGGCGCCCTGGTCACCGGCGATCACCGCCGTTATGGCAACGCCACGGCCTTGAACGACTGCCGCCTCCTGGTGATGAACCGCGAGAAGTTCCTGTTCGCCGTGCAGGAATCGCCCATGTTCGCCATCGAGCTGCTCGGCTCGATCGACGAACGGCTGCGCCACATCAAGGATTCCCTGCGCCGCTGA
- the frr gene encoding ribosome recycling factor, translating to MELEASMRKSVEATQRTFNTIRTGRANPSLLDKLSVEYYGADTPLRSLATISTPDSQTIQIQPFDSGSMGLIEKAISMSDLGLTPNNDGKVIRINIPPLTEERRKDFCKLASRYAEEGKVALRNLRRDAIEKLKKQEKDGELSEDQSRDQQDNVQKLTDRFIAELEKHLAEKEADILRV from the coding sequence ATGGAACTCGAAGCCAGCATGCGCAAGTCGGTGGAAGCCACCCAGCGCACCTTCAATACGATTCGCACCGGCCGGGCCAACCCCTCCCTGCTCGACAAGCTCAGCGTGGAGTACTACGGCGCAGATACCCCCCTGCGTTCCCTCGCCACCATCTCCACGCCCGACTCTCAGACGATCCAGATCCAGCCCTTCGATTCCGGTTCGATGGGCTTGATCGAGAAGGCGATCTCCATGAGTGATCTGGGCCTCACCCCCAACAATGACGGCAAGGTGATCCGCATCAATATCCCGCCGCTCACCGAAGAGCGCCGCAAGGATTTCTGCAAGCTGGCCTCCCGCTACGCCGAGGAAGGCAAGGTGGCCCTGCGCAATCTGCGCCGTGACGCCATCGAGAAGCTCAAGAAGCAGGAGAAGGACGGCGAGCTTTCCGAGGATCAGAGCCGCGATCAGCAGGACAACGTGCAGAAGCTCACCGACCGCTTCATTGCCGAGCTTGAGAAGCACCTGGCGGAGAAGGAAGCCGACATCCTTCGGGTTTGA
- a CDS encoding NAD(P)/FAD-dependent oxidoreductase — MDADVIVVGSGAAGAASAFQLAAKGWRVKLLEAAEMPRAKPCGGGMAASVQRWFPFDLAPAVDRVITQVRFTWCLEDPVLAELPGASPFWIVRRSVLDAFLARQAVAAGADLMAGTAVSAIVRQGEHWQVQLERGGALQARAVVIADGACSRLAAPLGLGSPRPRYAAALSVELEGAALEPDTARFEFGLVRHGFCWAFPREGGVSVGVGTFLGRDLVDGEAALARLLPSLGFEAASGVRRQWPLRVWDGHHRLHGDGLAVVGDAASLCDPFLAEGLRPALLSATRAAAGMDGWLSGDSAALAAYSDTMRKEWGSSMAWGRRIAQVFYRVPRVGYQLGIKRPTAPQRIAQILSGDMGYGDIAQRVIRRLLLSGAGNP, encoded by the coding sequence CTGGATGCCGATGTGATCGTCGTCGGCAGCGGAGCTGCCGGAGCGGCGAGCGCTTTCCAGCTGGCGGCTAAGGGCTGGCGCGTGAAGCTGCTGGAGGCGGCGGAGATGCCGCGCGCCAAGCCCTGTGGTGGCGGCATGGCAGCCTCGGTGCAGCGCTGGTTCCCCTTTGATCTCGCGCCGGCCGTGGATCGGGTGATCACACAGGTGCGGTTCACCTGGTGCCTGGAGGATCCTGTGCTGGCGGAGCTGCCGGGGGCATCGCCGTTCTGGATCGTGCGCCGCTCCGTGCTCGACGCCTTCCTGGCCCGGCAGGCCGTGGCGGCGGGCGCCGACCTGATGGCCGGCACTGCCGTCAGCGCCATCGTGCGGCAGGGGGAGCACTGGCAGGTGCAGCTGGAACGGGGCGGCGCCCTGCAGGCCAGGGCCGTGGTGATCGCCGATGGCGCCTGTTCGCGCCTCGCCGCTCCTCTGGGGCTGGGGTCACCGCGCCCCCGTTACGCCGCGGCTCTGTCGGTGGAGCTGGAGGGCGCCGCGCTGGAGCCGGACACGGCCCGCTTTGAATTCGGCCTGGTGCGCCACGGCTTCTGCTGGGCGTTTCCCCGCGAGGGGGGCGTGAGCGTGGGGGTGGGCACCTTCCTGGGCCGGGATCTTGTCGATGGTGAGGCTGCCCTGGCCCGGCTGTTGCCCAGCCTTGGCTTCGAGGCCGCCAGCGGCGTGCGGCGCCAGTGGCCGCTGCGGGTGTGGGATGGCCACCACCGCCTGCATGGCGATGGCCTGGCGGTGGTGGGTGATGCCGCCTCCCTCTGCGACCCCTTTCTGGCGGAAGGATTGCGGCCAGCCCTGTTGAGTGCCACCCGCGCTGCGGCAGGAATGGATGGCTGGCTGTCGGGCGACAGCGCAGCCCTGGCCGCCTACAGCGACACCATGCGCAAGGAGTGGGGCAGCTCAATGGCCTGGGGGCGCCGCATCGCCCAGGTGTTCTATCGGGTGCCGCGGGTGGGCTATCAGCTGGGTATCAAGCGCCCCACGGCGCCGCAGCGCATCGCCCAGATCCTCTCGGGCGACATGGGCTACGGCGACATCGCCCAGCGGGTGATCCGCCGGCTGCTGCTCAGCGGCGCAGGGAATCCTTGA